A portion of the Gorilla gorilla gorilla isolate KB3781 chromosome X, NHGRI_mGorGor1-v2.1_pri, whole genome shotgun sequence genome contains these proteins:
- the ERAS gene encoding GTPase ERas → MELPTKPGTFDLGLATWSPSFQGETHRAQARRRDVGRQLPEYKAVVVGASGVGKSALTIQLNHQCFVEDHDPTIQDSYWKELTLDSGDCILNVLDTAGQAIHRALRDQCLAVCDGVLGVFALDDPSSLIQLQQIWATWGPHPAQPLVLVGNKCDLVTTAGDAHAAAAALAHSWGAHFVETSAKTRQGVEEAFSLLVHEIQRVQEAMAKEPMARSCREKTRHQKATCHCGCSVA, encoded by the coding sequence ATGGAGCTGCCAACAAAGCCTGGCACCTTCGACCTGGGCCTGGCCACATGGAGCCCTTCCTTCCAGGGGGAAACCCACCGGGCTCAGGCGCGCCGCAGGGATGTTGGCAGGCAGCTGCCTGAGTACAaggctgtggtggtgggcgccagtGGCGTGGGCAAGAGTGCGCTGACCATCCAGCTGAACCACCAGTGCTTTGTGGAGGACCACGACCCCACCATCCAGGATTCCTACTGGAAGGAGTTGACCCTGGACAGTGGGGACTGCATTCTGAATGTGCTGGACACAGCAGGGCAGGCCATCCATAGGGCCCTGCGTGACCAGTGCCTGGCTGTCTGTGATGGTGTGCTGGGTGTCTTCGCTCTCGATGACCCCTCGTCTCTGATCCAGCTGCAGCAGATATGGGCCACCTGGGGCCCTCACCCCGCCCAGCCCCTTGTCCTCGTGGGCAACAAGTGTGACCTTGTGACCACTGCTGGAGATGCTCATGCCGCTGCTGCAGCCCTCGCACACAGCTGGGGGGCCCACTTCGTGGAGACCTCGGCCAAAACACGGCAAGGCGTGGAGGAGGCCTTTTCCCTGCTGGTCCATGAGATCCAGAGGGTCCAGGAGGCCATGGCAAAGGAGCCCATGGCAAGGTCCTGTAGGGAGAAGACCCGGCACCAGAAGGCCACCTGCCACTGTGGCTGCTCTGTGGCCTGA
- the PCSK1N gene encoding proSAAS — protein sequence MAGSPLLWGPRAGGVGLLVLLLLGLFRPPPALCARPVKEPRGLSAASPPLAETGPPRRFRRSVPRGEAAGAVQELARALAHLLEAERQERARAEAQEAEDQQARVLAQLLRVWGAPRNSDPALGLDDDPDAPAAQLARALLRARLDPAALAAQLVPAPVPAAALRPRPPVYDDGPAGPDAEEAGDETPDVDPELLRYLLGRILAGSADSEGVAAPRRLRRAADQDVGSELPPEGVLGALLRVKRLETPAPQVPARRLLPP from the exons ATGGCGGGGTCGCCGCTGCTCTGGGGGCCGCGGGCCGGGGGCGTCGGCCTTttggtgctgctgctgctcgGCCTGTTTCGGCCGCCCCCCGCGCTCTGCGCGCGGCCGGTAAAG GAGCCCCGCGGCCTAAGCGCAGCGTCTCCGCCCTTAGCTGAGACTGGCCCTCCTCGCCGCTTCCGGCGGTCAGTGCCCCGAGGTGAGGCGGCGGGGGCGGTGCAGGAGCTGGCGCGGGCGCTGGCGCATCTGCTGGAGGCCGAACGTCAGGAGCGGGCGCGGGCCGAggcgcaggaggctgaggatcaGCAGGCGCGCGTCCTGGCGCAGCTGCTGCGCGTCTGGGGCGCCCCCCGCAACTCTGATCCGGCTCTGGGCCTGGACGACGACCCCGACGCGCCTGCAGCGCAGCTCGCTCGTGCTCTGCTCCGCGCCCGCCTTGACCCTGCCGCCCTCGCAGCCCAGCTTGTCCCCGCGCCCGTCCCCGCCGCGGCGCTCCGACCCCGGCCCCCGGTCTACGACGACGGCCCCGCGGGCCCGGATGCTGAGGAGGCAGGCGACGAGACACCCGACGTGGACCCCGAGCTGCTGAG GTACTTGCTGGGACGGATTCTTGCGGGAAGCGCGGACTCCGAGGGGGTGGCAGCCCCGCGCCGCCTCCGCCGTGCCGCCGACCAGGATGTGGGCTCTGAGCTGCCCCCTGAGGGCGTGCTGGGGGCGCTGCTGCGTGTGAAACGCCTAGAGACCCCGGCGCCCCAGGTGCCTGCACGCCGCCTCTTGCCACCCTGA